A genomic segment from Pangasianodon hypophthalmus isolate fPanHyp1 chromosome 25, fPanHyp1.pri, whole genome shotgun sequence encodes:
- the rrbp1b gene encoding ribosome-binding protein 1b isoform X2: protein MDVYDPQTLGIMVFGGFMVVSAIGIALVSTLSMKETSYEEALAKQRRELAKTQPQRVDKKKKAAEKKSKAKKKEEKPNGKLPEQEAQHDSGHEPASETSEPEPESEPEITAAPAPVPVPVAPVVPVIPEPKVEVEVAVTKPAVAAAPPALSPKDKKKRKVAKVEPAPAKPVEIASETITKEPAPKNAKDSAAKTAKEPVAKVVKEPAAKAAKEPAPKGAKEATPKGAKEPVAKEAAPKVAKEPVAKEAAPKVAKEAAPKVAKEPAAKVVKETTPKEQATKVAKEPSAKSTQEPVAKQQAGKVSKEPAAKESATKVAKEPVAKEPAAKAVKEPVVKESAAKASKEAGAKSAKEPNVKLAKEPAPKGAKQPAVAVVAEVAPVTVIPPKAEPPKPEASSKKKSKKKAEPAAVDVADVPLLLPFKTLVSTLSSSNFSDSETQKLLEIVSDKAGADTWQLASQRGDPLAALKKQLEEKDKLLSAEQENAAASKTRIRELTKELSSEKSKMASVETRLSSELSAREQEIAALHARMKASYDEHTHQTQKLNSKIQSLQDQLENGPAAQLARLQQENTILRDALNQASSLAESMQNAELVKLRQDVVRLGRELSERTDAQHAEEERRKALESKMAATEEQLAQVKAGRTDAEQSLQQTLEKVKAELCQAQNNSAKLQAQLQQAQQEGDQLSELQERVRGTEVELKDRCAEVEALKAQLAQVQQDAQEQVLVEVQAPLQSAAPQVENSEELEQLKNRIKEKEDLVASLEEQLEKMKTSATETGSSVQQLQDSLTQRESKVSALEDELKQLREQMEQQKSATESSVQQLQGSLAERENKVSALEEELKQLREEIKQQKEAAEIAEAEQPFENLEKDARLIALEEELQQLRGQAEQTKAESRELQEKSNAAAQALATAERLNEERLNQAMNAQNEVKQKLDVLQVDTKNALQALFPHIVIETEQSNWLEAFTLKAQETLTHSQQEASEEKDAALTVVIQDALQKLKEAEESQTALYAQCEQYRATLSETEGILKDLQNSVQDGEATWKSKISEIEEQRQAALVQVKDLEETVEALRTANQSTEQLKGQVMLLEAQLEKQLESISFSQSCAEEVEQLKTLLTATQSQLEAAQSDAQKQRAELSVVRQQLQAVTEHVQSNEDTQPGQVQAQLEQAEVRLQTEASARQQVEHNYDQAQKCVSNLEAQVAELKAAGEGATTELKERLDKEVKLTQELTESSATLQQILNNTQEELTKEKEVVKNLQEQLQEKVQQQEGEELKEGTSV from the exons ATGGACGTGTACGACCCTCAGACCCTCGGCATCATGGTGTTTGGTGGCTTCATGGTGGTTTCGGCTATCGGAATCGCCCTGGTCTCCACTCTTTCCATGAAGGAGACCTCTTACGAGGAAGCCCTGGCTAAGCAGCGCCGCGAATTGGCCAAGACTCAGCCCCAGCGTGtggacaagaagaagaaggcagcagagaagaaaagcaaagccaagaagaaggaggagaagccGAACGGGAAGCTTCCTGAACAGGAGGCGCAGCACGACTCGGGCCATGAACCCGCTTCAGAAACGAGCGAACCAGAACCTGAATCTGAACCCGAGATCACCGCTGCGCCCGCACCCGTTCCTGTACCCGTCGCCCCAGTTGTTCCGGTGATCCCAGAGCCCAAAGTTGAGGTTGAGGTGGCAGTGACGAAGCCTGCTGTAGCAGCAGCCCCGCCTGCGCTTTCCCCAAAAgacaagaagaagagaaaggtCGCGAAGGTGGAGCCAGCCCCTGCTAAACCTGTAGAAATTGCCTCAGAGACCATCACCAAAGAGCCAGCCCCTAAGAATGCCAAGGACTCGGCTGCCAAGACTGCCAAGGAACCGGTTGCTAAAGTTGTAAAAGAACCAGCTGCCAAGGCGGCAAAGGAACCAGCTCCTAAGGGTGCCAAGGAAGCAACTCCTAAGGGGGCCAAGGAACCTGTTGCTAAGGAAGCAGCTCCTAAGGTTGCTAAGGAACCGGTTGCTAAGGAAGCAGCTCCTAAGGTTGCTAAGGAAGCAGCTCCTAAGGTTGCCAAGGAACCAGCTGCAAAGGTGGTGAAGGAAACCACCCCTAAAGAGCAAGCCACAAAAGTCGCTAAGGAACCAAGTGCCAAGAGTACCCAGGAACCTGTCGCCAAGCAGCAGGCTGGTAAGGTTTCTAAAGAACCTGCTGCTAAGGAATCGGCCACTAAAGTTGCGAAGGAGCCTGTCGCTAAGGAACCAGCTGCTAAGGCAGTCAAGGAACCCGTCGTTAAAGAATCGGCTGCGAAGGCTTCCAAAGAAGCGGGTGCTAAGTCTGCGAAAGAACCTAATGTTAAACTTGCTAAGGAACCAGCTCCCAAGGGTGCTAAGCAGCCAGCTGTTGCTGTGGTGGCTGAGGTTGCCCCGGTGACGGTTATTCCACCAAAAGCTGAGCCGCCCAAACCTGAAGCCTCTTCCAAGAAGAAGTCAAAAAAGAAGGCAGAGCCAG CTGCTGTGGATGTTGCAGATGTGCCCCTGCTGTTGCCGTTTAAAACACTGGTCTCCACCCTGAGCAGCTCTAATTTCTCCGACTCGGAGACCCAGAAGCTTCTGGAGATCGTCAGTGACAAGGCGGGAGCCGACACCTGGCAGCTG GCCTCTCAGAGAGGTGACCCCTTGGCAGCTCTGAAGAAGCAGCTGGAGGAGAAAGACAAGCTCCTGTCTGCTGAGCAGGAGAACGCTGCCGCATCCAAGACACGCATACGCGAGCTCACGAAG GAGCTGAGCAGCGAGAAGAGCAAGATGGCCTCGGTGGAAACCCGGCTGAGCTCAGAGCTGAGCGCTCGCGAGCAGGAGATCGCCGCGCTGCACGCCCGCATGAAGGCTTCCTACGACGAGCACACGCACCAGACCCAGAAGCTCAACAGCAAG ATCCAGAGCCTGCAGGATCAGCTGGAGAACGGCCCCGCTGCCCAGCTGGCCCGTCTGCAGCAAGAAAACACCATCCTGAGAGACGCCCTGAACCAAGCCTCCAGCCTGGCAGAGAGCAT gcaaaatGCAGAGCTGGTAAAGCTACGCCAGGACGTTGTGCGTCTGGGCCGCGAGCTGAGCGAACGCACAGACGCCCAACACGCCGAGGAGGAGCGCAGGAAAGCCCTGgaatccaaaatggctgccaccGAGGAACAGCTGGCCCAGGTCAAG GCAGGGCGCACAGACGCCGAGCAGTCCTTGCAGCAGACCCTGGAGAAGGTCAAGGCCGAGTTGTGCCAGGCGCAGAACAACAGCGCCAAACTGCAAGCCCAGCTGCAGCAAGCACAACAGGAAGGTGACCAACTCAGTG agctgCAGGAGCGTGTGCGTGGTACAGAGGTGGAACTTAAGGACAGGTGTGCAGAGGTGGAGGCTTTAAAAGCTCAGCTCGCTCAGGTACAGCAGGACGCACAGGAACAAGTCCTCGTGGAAGTACAAGCCCCGCTGCAGTCTGCCGCACCACAG GTGGAGAACTCGGAGGAACTGGAGCAGCTGAAGAACAG aaTAAAGGAGAAGGAGGATTTGGTGGCATCTCTAGAAGAACAACTGGAGAAGATGAAAACAAGTGCAACGGAG acggGGAGCTCggtgcagcagctacaggacagtcttacacagagagagagcaaggtcTCAGCGCTGGAGGACGAACTGAAGCAGCTGAGAGAACAAATGGAGCAGCAGAAATCTGCG ACGGAGAGCTCAGTGCAGCAGCTGCAGGGCAGCCTTGCAGAGCGAGAGAACAAAGTCTCAGCGCTGGAGGAGGAGCTGAAGCAGCTGAGAGAAGAGATAAAGCAGCAGAAGGAGGCG GCCGAGATTGCAGAAGCAGAGCAGCCGTTTGAGAA CTTGGAGAAAGATGCTCGTCTGATTGCTCTGGAGGAGGAGCTCCAGCAGCTGAGAGGGCAGGCGGAGCAGACGAAGGCCGAGAGCAGG gagcttCAGGAGAAGAGCAACGCTGCCGCTCAAGCTCTGGCCACAGCCGAGCGACTGAACGAAGAGAGGCTGAACCAAGCAATGAACGCACAG AACGAGGTCAAACAGAAGCTCGACGTGCTCCAGGTGGACACCAAGAACGCTCTCCAAGCCCTCTTCCCTCACATCGTCATAGAAACAGAACAG agtAACTGGTTGGAGGCATTCACACTCAAAGCACAGGAGACGCTCACACACAGCCAGCAGGAAGCATCTGAAGAAAAAGACGCAGCgctaaca gttgtcATACAGGACGCTCTACAGAAGTTAAAGGAAGCTGAGGAGAGTCAGACAGCACTGTATGCGCAGTGCGAGCAATACAGAGCCACCCTCAGTGAAACG gaggGCATACTGAAGGATCTGCAGAACAGCGTGCAGGACGGAGAGGCCACGTGGAAGTCCAAGATCTCTGAAATCGAGGAACAGCGGCAGGCG GCCCTGGTTCAAGTGAAGGACTTGGAGGAGACTGTAGAGGCGCTGAGGACAGCGAACCAGAGCACAGAACAG CTAAAAGGGCAGGTAATGCTGCTAGAAGCACAGCTGGAGAAACAGCTGGAGTCCATCAGCTTCAGCCAGAGCTGTGCTGAGGAGGTGGAGCAG CTGAAGACGTTGTTAACAGCCACTCAGAGTCAGCTGGAGGCGGCCCAATCAGACGCTCAGAAACAGCGTGCCGAGCTCTCGGTG GTCAGGCAGCAACTGCAGGCGGTGACTGAGCATGTGCAGAGCAACGAGGACACGCAGCCCGGCCAG GTGCAGGCACAGCTGGAGCAGGCAGAAGTCCGACTGCAGACAGAGGCGAGCGCGCGCCAGCAGGTGGAGCACAACTACGACCAG GCCCAGAAGTGTGTGAGTAACCTGGAGGCTCAGGTGGCGGAGCTGAAGGCAGCCGGAGAAGGAGCCACCACCGAGCTCAAG gAGAGGCTGGATAAGGAGGTGAAGCTGACGCAGGAGCTCACGGAGAGCTCGGCGACACTCCAGCAGATACTGAACAACACTCAGGAGGAGCTCACCAAAGAGAAGGAGGTGGTGAAAAACCTGCAGGAGCAGCTACAGGAGAAAGTGCAGCAGCAG
- the rrbp1b gene encoding ribosome-binding protein 1b isoform X4, producing the protein MDVYDPQTLGIMVFGGFMVVSAIGIALVSTLSMKETSYEEALAKQRRELAKTQPQRVDKKKKAAEKKSKAKKKEEKPNGKLPEQEAQHDSGHEPASETSEPEPESEPEITAAPAPVPVPVAPVVPVIPEPKVEVEVAVTKPAVAAAPPALSPKDKKKRKVAKVEPAPAKPVEIASETITKEPAPKNAKDSAAKTAKEPVAKVVKEPAAKAAKEPAPKGAKEATPKGAKEPVAKEAAPKVAKEPVAKEAAPKVAKEAAPKVAKEPAAKVVKETTPKEQATKVAKEPSAKSTQEPVAKQQAGKVSKEPAAKESATKVAKEPVAKEPAAKAVKEPVVKESAAKASKEAGAKSAKEPNVKLAKEPAPKGAKQPAVAVVAEVAPVTVIPPKAEPPKPEASSKKKSKKKAEPAAAVDVADVPLLLPFKTLVSTLSSSNFSDSETQKLLEIVSDKAGADTWQLASQRGDPLAALKKQLEEKDKLLSAEQENAAASKTRIRELTKELSSEKSKMASVETRLSSELSAREQEIAALHARMKASYDEHTHQTQKLNSKIQSLQDQLENGPAAQLARLQQENTILRDALNQASSLAESMQNAELVKLRQDVVRLGRELSERTDAQHAEEERRKALESKMAATEEQLAQVKAGRTDAEQSLQQTLEKVKAELCQAQNNSAKLQAQLQQAQQEGDQLSELQERVRGTEVELKDRCAEVEALKAQLAQVQQDAQEQVLVEVQAPLQSAAPQVENSEELEQLKNRIKEKEDLVASLEEQLEKMKTSATETGSSVQQLQDSLTQRESKVSALEDELKQLREQMEQQKSATESSVQQLQGSLAERENKVSALEEELKQLREEIKQQKEAAEIAEAEQPFENLEKDARLIALEEELQQLRGQAEQTKAESRELQEKSNAAAQALATAERLNEERLNQAMNAQNEVKQKLDVLQVDTKNALQALFPHIVIETEQSNWLEAFTLKAQETLTHSQQEASEEKDAALTVVIQDALQKLKEAEESQTALYAQCEQYRATLSETEGILKDLQNSVQDGEATWKSKISEIEEQRQAALVQVKDLEETVEALRTANQSTEQLKGQVMLLEAQLEKQLESISFSQSCAEEVEQLKTLLTATQSQLEAAQSDAQKQRAELSVVQAQLEQAEVRLQTEASARQQVEHNYDQAQKCVSNLEAQVAELKAAGEGATTELKERLDKEVKLTQELTESSATLQQILNNTQEELTKEKEVVKNLQEQLQEKVQQQEGEELKEGTSV; encoded by the exons ATGGACGTGTACGACCCTCAGACCCTCGGCATCATGGTGTTTGGTGGCTTCATGGTGGTTTCGGCTATCGGAATCGCCCTGGTCTCCACTCTTTCCATGAAGGAGACCTCTTACGAGGAAGCCCTGGCTAAGCAGCGCCGCGAATTGGCCAAGACTCAGCCCCAGCGTGtggacaagaagaagaaggcagcagagaagaaaagcaaagccaagaagaaggaggagaagccGAACGGGAAGCTTCCTGAACAGGAGGCGCAGCACGACTCGGGCCATGAACCCGCTTCAGAAACGAGCGAACCAGAACCTGAATCTGAACCCGAGATCACCGCTGCGCCCGCACCCGTTCCTGTACCCGTCGCCCCAGTTGTTCCGGTGATCCCAGAGCCCAAAGTTGAGGTTGAGGTGGCAGTGACGAAGCCTGCTGTAGCAGCAGCCCCGCCTGCGCTTTCCCCAAAAgacaagaagaagagaaaggtCGCGAAGGTGGAGCCAGCCCCTGCTAAACCTGTAGAAATTGCCTCAGAGACCATCACCAAAGAGCCAGCCCCTAAGAATGCCAAGGACTCGGCTGCCAAGACTGCCAAGGAACCGGTTGCTAAAGTTGTAAAAGAACCAGCTGCCAAGGCGGCAAAGGAACCAGCTCCTAAGGGTGCCAAGGAAGCAACTCCTAAGGGGGCCAAGGAACCTGTTGCTAAGGAAGCAGCTCCTAAGGTTGCTAAGGAACCGGTTGCTAAGGAAGCAGCTCCTAAGGTTGCTAAGGAAGCAGCTCCTAAGGTTGCCAAGGAACCAGCTGCAAAGGTGGTGAAGGAAACCACCCCTAAAGAGCAAGCCACAAAAGTCGCTAAGGAACCAAGTGCCAAGAGTACCCAGGAACCTGTCGCCAAGCAGCAGGCTGGTAAGGTTTCTAAAGAACCTGCTGCTAAGGAATCGGCCACTAAAGTTGCGAAGGAGCCTGTCGCTAAGGAACCAGCTGCTAAGGCAGTCAAGGAACCCGTCGTTAAAGAATCGGCTGCGAAGGCTTCCAAAGAAGCGGGTGCTAAGTCTGCGAAAGAACCTAATGTTAAACTTGCTAAGGAACCAGCTCCCAAGGGTGCTAAGCAGCCAGCTGTTGCTGTGGTGGCTGAGGTTGCCCCGGTGACGGTTATTCCACCAAAAGCTGAGCCGCCCAAACCTGAAGCCTCTTCCAAGAAGAAGTCAAAAAAGAAGGCAGAGCCAG CAGCTGCTGTGGATGTTGCAGATGTGCCCCTGCTGTTGCCGTTTAAAACACTGGTCTCCACCCTGAGCAGCTCTAATTTCTCCGACTCGGAGACCCAGAAGCTTCTGGAGATCGTCAGTGACAAGGCGGGAGCCGACACCTGGCAGCTG GCCTCTCAGAGAGGTGACCCCTTGGCAGCTCTGAAGAAGCAGCTGGAGGAGAAAGACAAGCTCCTGTCTGCTGAGCAGGAGAACGCTGCCGCATCCAAGACACGCATACGCGAGCTCACGAAG GAGCTGAGCAGCGAGAAGAGCAAGATGGCCTCGGTGGAAACCCGGCTGAGCTCAGAGCTGAGCGCTCGCGAGCAGGAGATCGCCGCGCTGCACGCCCGCATGAAGGCTTCCTACGACGAGCACACGCACCAGACCCAGAAGCTCAACAGCAAG ATCCAGAGCCTGCAGGATCAGCTGGAGAACGGCCCCGCTGCCCAGCTGGCCCGTCTGCAGCAAGAAAACACCATCCTGAGAGACGCCCTGAACCAAGCCTCCAGCCTGGCAGAGAGCAT gcaaaatGCAGAGCTGGTAAAGCTACGCCAGGACGTTGTGCGTCTGGGCCGCGAGCTGAGCGAACGCACAGACGCCCAACACGCCGAGGAGGAGCGCAGGAAAGCCCTGgaatccaaaatggctgccaccGAGGAACAGCTGGCCCAGGTCAAG GCAGGGCGCACAGACGCCGAGCAGTCCTTGCAGCAGACCCTGGAGAAGGTCAAGGCCGAGTTGTGCCAGGCGCAGAACAACAGCGCCAAACTGCAAGCCCAGCTGCAGCAAGCACAACAGGAAGGTGACCAACTCAGTG agctgCAGGAGCGTGTGCGTGGTACAGAGGTGGAACTTAAGGACAGGTGTGCAGAGGTGGAGGCTTTAAAAGCTCAGCTCGCTCAGGTACAGCAGGACGCACAGGAACAAGTCCTCGTGGAAGTACAAGCCCCGCTGCAGTCTGCCGCACCACAG GTGGAGAACTCGGAGGAACTGGAGCAGCTGAAGAACAG aaTAAAGGAGAAGGAGGATTTGGTGGCATCTCTAGAAGAACAACTGGAGAAGATGAAAACAAGTGCAACGGAG acggGGAGCTCggtgcagcagctacaggacagtcttacacagagagagagcaaggtcTCAGCGCTGGAGGACGAACTGAAGCAGCTGAGAGAACAAATGGAGCAGCAGAAATCTGCG ACGGAGAGCTCAGTGCAGCAGCTGCAGGGCAGCCTTGCAGAGCGAGAGAACAAAGTCTCAGCGCTGGAGGAGGAGCTGAAGCAGCTGAGAGAAGAGATAAAGCAGCAGAAGGAGGCG GCCGAGATTGCAGAAGCAGAGCAGCCGTTTGAGAA CTTGGAGAAAGATGCTCGTCTGATTGCTCTGGAGGAGGAGCTCCAGCAGCTGAGAGGGCAGGCGGAGCAGACGAAGGCCGAGAGCAGG gagcttCAGGAGAAGAGCAACGCTGCCGCTCAAGCTCTGGCCACAGCCGAGCGACTGAACGAAGAGAGGCTGAACCAAGCAATGAACGCACAG AACGAGGTCAAACAGAAGCTCGACGTGCTCCAGGTGGACACCAAGAACGCTCTCCAAGCCCTCTTCCCTCACATCGTCATAGAAACAGAACAG agtAACTGGTTGGAGGCATTCACACTCAAAGCACAGGAGACGCTCACACACAGCCAGCAGGAAGCATCTGAAGAAAAAGACGCAGCgctaaca gttgtcATACAGGACGCTCTACAGAAGTTAAAGGAAGCTGAGGAGAGTCAGACAGCACTGTATGCGCAGTGCGAGCAATACAGAGCCACCCTCAGTGAAACG gaggGCATACTGAAGGATCTGCAGAACAGCGTGCAGGACGGAGAGGCCACGTGGAAGTCCAAGATCTCTGAAATCGAGGAACAGCGGCAGGCG GCCCTGGTTCAAGTGAAGGACTTGGAGGAGACTGTAGAGGCGCTGAGGACAGCGAACCAGAGCACAGAACAG CTAAAAGGGCAGGTAATGCTGCTAGAAGCACAGCTGGAGAAACAGCTGGAGTCCATCAGCTTCAGCCAGAGCTGTGCTGAGGAGGTGGAGCAG CTGAAGACGTTGTTAACAGCCACTCAGAGTCAGCTGGAGGCGGCCCAATCAGACGCTCAGAAACAGCGTGCCGAGCTCTCGGTG GTGCAGGCACAGCTGGAGCAGGCAGAAGTCCGACTGCAGACAGAGGCGAGCGCGCGCCAGCAGGTGGAGCACAACTACGACCAG GCCCAGAAGTGTGTGAGTAACCTGGAGGCTCAGGTGGCGGAGCTGAAGGCAGCCGGAGAAGGAGCCACCACCGAGCTCAAG gAGAGGCTGGATAAGGAGGTGAAGCTGACGCAGGAGCTCACGGAGAGCTCGGCGACACTCCAGCAGATACTGAACAACACTCAGGAGGAGCTCACCAAAGAGAAGGAGGTGGTGAAAAACCTGCAGGAGCAGCTACAGGAGAAAGTGCAGCAGCAG